CTGACGTGGACGGTAGCTTCTGCCTTTTGTCGCTGTTTATCAACACTCAAAATGGCATTGATGCTGGTTATTCGGTCGTGGTGGCGTTCGAGTTTTTCAAGCTTGGTGTTGACATAGCTTTTGATGGCGTCGGTCAGGTCGAGATGGTGTCCGCTGATGTTGATTTGCATTTGCTGCTCCTTTTGTCGCTGCGTTTGCGTTGCACCCGCCCCGCATTGGTGCAATACCGTTGCGGGGCACCAATACTCGCTTGCTAAATCAGTCGCTTTCGCTCATTCGAGGCCGCGATACCGAGAGACTCCCGGTACTTGGCGATGGTACGCCTGGCCACCTGAATGCCTTGCTCTTCTAAGAGCTTGGTAATTTTGCTGTCGCTCAAGGGCTTTTTGGGGTTCTCTGCGGCCACCAGCTTCTTGATGATGGCGCGAATTGCCGTTGAGGAACACTCGCCGCCTGAGTCTGTGCTCACGTGGCTTGAGAAGAAATACTTGAGTTCGTAAATGCCCTGGGGGGTGTGCATGTACTTTTGCGTAGTCACCCGGGATATGGTGGATTCATGCATGCCAACTTCTTCGGCGATGTCGTGCAGCACCATGGGTTTCATGGCTTCCGGGCCGTGTTCGAAAAAGCCCACCTGTTTTTCAACAATGCAGCTGGCCACCTTGAGTAATGTTTCGTTGCGGCTTTGCAGGCTCTTTAAAAACCAGCGGGCCTCTTGCAGGTTATCGCGCAGGAAGTTGTTATCTTTGCTGGTGTCGGCGCGCTTTACCAGCGACGCGTAGCCTGAGTTGATACGGATCTTGGGCGCGATATCTGGATTGAGCTCCACTAGCCACCGATCCTGTTTTTTGCTGACAAAGACATCCGGGACGACATACTCGGTTTCAGCCCGGCTGATACTCTCGCCCGGGCGCGGGTTAAGGGTTTGGATCAGCCCGATGGTTTCGGCAAGCTCTGATTCCTTGAGCTTACAGCGGCGCATGAGTTGCTTGTAATCGCGGCTGCCTAGCAGGGCCAAGTGATCCTTAACAATCAGTTTAGCAGCATCCAGAAAAGGTGTAGTGGCCGGTAGTGTGCGCAACTGAATCAGCAGGCATTCCGATAAATCCTGACCGCCAACGCCTGGCGGGTCGAATTGTTGCAGCCGGTGCAGCACCGCCAGTACTTCATCGTGTTCGAGGGGGTCATCTTGCAGATCGGCGTCTTGGCCCAGGCCCTCGGTTATTTCTTCCAGAGGTGAGGCCAACAGCCCGCTGGGCTCTATGGCATCGATGATGGCCATGGCAATCACCCGATCACGATCAGACATGGGCGTGAGGTTGAGCTGCCACAGCAAATGTTCTTGCAGGGTTTCGCCGCCGCTGTCGTCGCGCTCGTAGTCGCGATCGTCGTCCGATGCCGGGCCTGCGCTGGCGGGGCCCGAGGTGTAGATGTCGTCCCAGTTGGTATCTACCGGCAGGTCGTCTGGAATGTCGTTATTCCAGTCGGCATCCATCGAGGTGTCGCTGGTGGTGTCGGTTGCGGGGGTATCCGGGGCGTTGTCGTTTGCGTCTTTGCCGTCTGGCTGGGCAGATTGGCTGTTGTCTGGGTGGTCTGCGGCGTTATCGGCGCCTGTGTCATCGCCGTCTGCCATCTCGAGCATAGGGTTGGATTCCAGCGCCTCCTGGATTTCGGCCTGTAAGTCCAGTGTCGACAATTGCAGCAGCCGGATGGCCTGTTGCAACTGCGGCGTCATGGTCAGCTGCTGACCGAGTTTTAGCTGTAGAGATGGCTTCATGGGGTAATGACTTACATCCTCTTGGTTGCTGCCCAAAACGTGGCCTTAACTCCAGCGGGCGCAACCTAAGTGTAGTCATCCGGCAATAGCGAGGCAATATTGACAAGCAAGCACCATGCCTTTATGGGTGATTTAAGGTTGGCGCGTAAAGCGTTGTTGTTCTGCGCGCCAGTGCGGTGATGTGCAGGCCTAGAGGGTGAACTGGTCGCCTAGGTACACCTCGCGTACCCGCTGGTTGGCGAGCACCGTGCTGGCATCGCCCTCGGCAATAATGTGGCCTTCGCTAACGATGTAGGCCTTTTCGCAGATGCTGAGGGTTTCGCGTACATTGTGGTCGGTAATCAGTACGCCGATGCCGCGATCTTTAAGGTGCTTGATGATGCCTTTGATATCGCCCACGGAAATGGGGTCGACTCCGGCGAAGGGTTCATCCAGCAAAATAAACCGTGGCTCGGTGGCCAGGGCCCGGGCAATTTCCACCCGACGGCGTTCGCCGCCCGACAGCGCCATGCCCAGGCTGTCGCGGATGTGGGTAATGTGAAACTCTTCCAGCAAATCTTCCATGCGCGCTAAGCGCTGTTTGCGGTTGAGCTCTTTGCGGGTTTCCAGAATGGCAAGAATATTGTTGGCCACGGTGAGTTTGCGAAATACCGAGGCCTCTTGCGGAAGATAGCCGATGCCCGCCCGTGCGCGCCCGTGAATGGGCAGGGGGGTTAAGTCCTGATCGTCGATGCTCACGCGCCCGGCATCGCTTTCTACCAGGCCCGCAATCATGTAAAAGCAAGTGGTTTTGCCGGCGCCATTGGGGCCCAAGAGGCCCACTATCTGGCCGCTGTTTACCTCCATCGATACGTCGATTACTACCCGGCGGCCCTTGTAGCTCTTGGCCAGGTTCAGTGCTTGCAACTGGCTCATTGGTCTTTTTGCTCCGCGGGCGTGCGCTTTTGAGGCTGCAGAATAACGTTGACCCGCTCCTTGCTATCGGTACGGCGGCCGGCCTCAACGGTGGCCAGGTGAATGTTGTAGTTGATTTGATCACCGGTGATCAGTGAGCCGTCTTGCTCTACGCGGGCTTTGCCTGTGATGGTGAGCTTTTCATTACCCACTTCGTACACCAGTAATTCGCCGCGGGCTTTTACCAGTGGCTTATCGATCTCGGGTTGCTGTTGAAAGTGGGCCGGTGCACCGGTGGCTACCACGCGGTAAACCTCGTTGTTCTTGCTGTAAAACACGGCTTTTTCAGCCTCGATGTAGATGCTGCCCTGTTCAATGACGACGTTACCCACATAAGTTAGAACGCCCTTTTTTTTATCTAGATCGAAATCGTCCGACTTGATGTTAATGGGCTGATCGCGATCGGTGGGCAGCGCTTGTGCCAATGGTGTAACCATCACGGCCAAGGCGGCAAGGGCGAGCCAGGCGTGGCTGCGGCGCGGGTTATTGTGTTTCATAAGTGCCTGTGACTCCGCGAGTAAGTTTAAAAGTCTGGGTTTTGATATTGGCGTTCAGCGCATTGCCGTGGGTAATGCCTTGGGGCGAAAGTATTTTCACCGGCTGATCCGTTTCAGCCACCTGGCGCTTGGTAAAGTAGATCAACTTTTCTGTAAAGAGTTCCGTGGTGCCCTCAACCGGATCCTGTTGAAACAGGTGTACGTTGCCGGTGAGTTCAAGCCGGTCATCCTTGTTGGTTGCGCGCGCTCGATCGGCCACAATAATCCAGGGCGCCTGATCGGGATTATAGATTTCAGCGCGCAGCTGCTCTACCAGGGTGAAATCTTTGTTGCTGGCCTTGCCGGCGGGTTGGTAGTGATCGGCGCGCACGCCGGTCACGCGCCGGCTTACCTTGCCGGCTTCATCGTAATGAACGCTCACGAAGTCGGTCATGAAAAATGCCGGTGCCTGTTGCTCTGCATCTTTTGGGGGCTGCTCGAACAGGCGTGTAGAGGGTGTCTCCACCATAAACAGGTAGATGAACACGATCAGGGCAACAATAACGGGCAGTAATTTTTTAAGTTTTGCCAACGCTGTTTTCCTTTGTGCGCCAGGATTGAGTGAGAGCGGGCCGTGGCCGGCTTCAGCCTGTGTATTTAGCCAGTAGCGCTGCGTGCGTGCCTTGTGCCTGCATGATGAAATCGCAGGCTTCACGCACGGCCCCTTCGCCGCCGTTGCGCGCACTTTGCCAGTGGGCGCGGGCTACCACATCCGGGTGAGCGTTGGCGGTGGTCATGGCCAGGCCCACTTTTACCATGCAGGTGAGATCCGGATGGTCGTCACCCATGAAGGCGATTTGCTCGAGCGCAAGCGGCAGGTCTGTGAGGATTTCCTGCAGGGCGGCAAATTTATCTTCGCGGCCTTGCACCAAAATATTTATACCCAAATCACCCGCGCGGCGCGCCACCAACTCACTTTTGCGCCCGGTAATAATGCCCACCTGTACCCCCGATTTTTGCAGCAGCTTGATGCCGTGGCCATCTTGGGTGTTGAAGGCTTTCATCTCGTTGCCCTGGTTGTCGAAGTAGAGCTTGCCGTCGGTGAGTACGCCGTCTACATCGAGTAGCAGCAGTTTGATGTTTTTTGCCGAGGCCAGTGCTTGAGTCATGGGTGGGTCCGAAATGCAAAATGAATGTTGGGTTGCAACTTAGGTTGGCGTTGTGCGCGCCTGAATACTAAACGATTCCTGCCCGCAAAATGTCGTGCATGTGCAGCAGGCCTACGGGGTGTTTGTTGTGGTCTTCAACCACCAGCGCGGTAATTTTTCGCTGTTCCATCAAGGTGAGGGCTTCGGCCGCCAGCAGGTCTGTGGTTACCGTAAGCGGGTTGCGCGTCATCACCTGGGCCATGGTGGCGGTGGCCAGATTCGCCCCTAGATCCACGCAGCGGCGCAGGTCGCCGTCGGTGAAAACGCCAATCAATTGATCTGCCTCGTCCACAACGGTCGTCATGCCAAAGCCCTTGCGGGTCATTTCCACGAGCGCCGTAGACAGCAAGGTATCGGGGCTGACCTTTGGCAGCTCCTGGCCTGCGTGCATCAGATCGCTAGCGCGCACAAGCAGGCGCCGGCCCAAGGCGCCGCCCGGGTGCGAAAAGGCAAATTCTTCTTTGGTGAAGCCGCGGGCTTCCAATAGCGCGACTGCCAAGGCATCGCCCACCACCAGGGTGACGGTAGTCGATGAGGTGGGCGCCAAATCCAGCGGGCAGGCCTCGGCCTGAATACTGATGTCCAGGTTTACATCGGCAGCCTGCGCCAGCGGCGAGTTGGGGTTGCCGGTCATGCTGATGATGGGAATTTGCATACGCTTGAATAAGGGGATCAGCGTGAGCACTTCCGATGATGAGCCGGAATTGGAAATGGCGATGACCACATCCTGGCGGGTCACCATGCCCAGGTCGCCATGGCTGGCCTCACCCGGGTGTACAAAAAAGGCCGGGGTGCCGGTGCTGGCCAATGTGGCGGCTATCTTGCCGCCGATGTGGCCGGATTTGCCCATGCCCGTCACAATGGTACGGCCCTGGCAGGCAAGAATCAGCTGGCAGGCGCGGGCAAAATTGGCATCCATGCGTGCGTCGAGCGCGGCAATGGCATCGAGCTCAATCTTGACGGTGCGCTTTCCGGCTTCAATAAAGGCAAAGTGTTGATTCATGGGGCTTACTCGCACTGATTCAGATTCGGTTAAGGGGCGTAATGGTATAGTGCCTACTCGTGAATGTCAGCTAAACCGCGTGCGATAAACTAGCGTAAAACGCCGGTAGCTGAATGGCGAATATTTAAAATAGGCGGTGGTTTTTTCTGCACTTAAGGTAGAATGGCCGCCCGGTACCGGGCAGATGCTGCCAGGTTTTTAACCGTAAGGTTTGGAAGAAAAGGAGAGGTTTGGCTATGGGTTCCCGGATTTTAGGTGCGCTGTTGGGCGCTTTCTTGTTGTTTGCCGCATCGGCACAGGGTGCCGCTGAGGTTGGCCCGCGTGAAGTGGTGGTGGGCGTTGTAGATTCCCTGAAGGCTGCGGTGAACAAGCACGATGCTGAAAAAGACCCAGAGGCCGTGAAACTGTTGGCTGAAATGCGAGGCATTTTGGAGCCGGTGGTGGATTTTGGTTTTATTGCGCGGGTGGTGATGGGGCCTGCAGCCAAAAAGGCCACGCCCGAGCAGATGGCAAAGTTTGAAAGCATATTCCGCGACAGCCTGGTATCCACCTACGCCAAAGGCATGACCGGCTATGTGCAGGCCGAAATGGCCATCCCGCCGCTGGCCCCCGAGGCCGCTGGCCAAAACCGCGTGGCGGTGCGCCAAGAGGTGACCACCTCATCCGGCGTGCAGGTAATTGACTACACCATGGCCAAGAACCGCACCACCGGTGAGTGGAAGTTGATCAATGTGGTGCTTAATGGCATCAACCTCGGCAAGACATTCCGCAGCCAGTTTGCCCAGGCGTACAAGCAGCACAAGGGCAATGTGGATCTGGTGATAGCCGAGTGGGCCAAAGAGCTGCCCGCCAAGCCCTAAAGTTGCCGCGAGCCGTGCAAAAAAGCCGGTAAACCAGTAGACTTGGCACCCCCTGAAATGGGGGTGTTTTGTTTTCGTGATGAGCGTCACACGGCGCCCGTTGCCCCAAGTTTTAAGAGGCAAACCATGCAACCGCAAGAAATCAAGGCGCTGATAGAAGCCGCCATCGCAGAGAGCCAGGTAGAGGTGTCTATTGCCGGCAGCCATGTAAACCTGGTGGTGGTCAGCCCTGCATTTGAGGGTATGCGCCCGGTGCAGAAGCAGCAGCTGGTGTACAAGGCGTTGTCTGAGCAGATTGCCAGCGGCGTAATTCACGCTGTAAACATGCAGACCTTAACCCCTGCAGAGGCCGGCTAGCCCGCAACACGTGCCCGCTAGGGCCCAGTCATACCTGTAAGAGAAAAATATGGACAAATTGCTCATCCAAGGCGGCGCCCGTCTCGACGGTGAAATCCGCATTTCCGGGGCCAAAAACTCTGGCCTTCCGATCCTTGCTGCCACGCTTCTGGCCGAAGGGCCGATGCATATCTGCAATTTGCCCCATCTGAACGACATCACCACCATGCTCGCACTGCTGCGCTGCATGGGGGTGGAGATCACCATTGATGAAAAAATGTGTGTTGAAACCAACACCGAGCCGATGCGTGAGTTCACCGCGCCTTATGAGCTGGTGAAAACCATGCGCGCCTCCATTTTGGTGCTGGGCCCCATGCTGGCCCGCTTCGGTGAGGCCAATGTGTCTTTCCCTGGCGGTTGCGCCATTGGCAGCCGCCCGGTAGATATTCACCTGAGAGGCCTTGAGGCCATGGGCGCCACCGTTGAGGTAGACCAAGGTTACATTCGCGCCCGTTGCGATGGCCGCCTTAAGGGCGCGCACTTCTTTATGGATACCGTAACCGTGGGCGGTACCGAAAACCTGGTAATGGCCGCCGCGCTGGCCGAGGGGCGTACGGTGCTTGAAAATGCCGCGCGTGAGCCCGAGGTGGTGGATTTGTGCGAGTGCCTGGTGGCCATGGGTGCCAAAATTTCAGGCATCGGCAGCGCAACACTCGTGATTGACGGGGTGGAGTCGCTCAAAGGTTGTACCTACAAAGTGATGCCCGATCGCATTGAAACCGGCACTTACCTGGTGGCGGCTGCGGCCACAGGCGGCAAGGTTAAGCTTAAAGACACCCGCGCAGACATTCTTGAATCGGTGATCCTGAAACTTGAAGAGGCCGGTGCGGAAATTACTATCGGTGACGATTGGATCGCGCTCGATATGAAGGGCAAGCGCCCCAAGTCGGTCAACCTCAAAACCGCGCCTTATCCTGCTTTCCCAACCGATATGCAGGCCCAGTTCACCGCCATGAACGCCATTGCCGAAGGCGTGGGTGCGGTAACCGAAACCATTTTTGAAAACCGCCTGATCCAGGTGCATGAACTCAATCGCATGGGTGCCAATATCTCCCTTGAGGGCAATACAGCCTTGATTACGGGCGTTAAGCAGCTGAAAGCCGCCCCTGTGATGGCCTCTGATTTACGCGCCTCGGCAAGCCTTGTGATTGCGGGCCTGGTGGCAGAGGGCGATACGCTGGTTGATCGCATTTACCACATCGATCGCGGCTATGAGTGCATTGAAGAAAAGCTGCAATTGTTGGGTGCCAATATCCGGAGGGTGCCAGGCTGATGAGCAAATTGACTATTGCGCTCACCAAGGGGCGCATTCTGGAGGAAACCTTGCCGTTGCTGGCCGCCGCCGGCATCGAGCCTGAGGAAGACATCAGCAAATCGCGCAAATTGATTTTTGGTACCAATCAGCCGGGTGTACATCTGGTGGTTTTGCGTGGCTCTGACGTGCCCACTTACGTGCAATTTGGTGCCGCTGACATGGGGGTGTCTGGTAAGGATACGCTCATGGAAAATGGCGCCGAGGGGCTTTATGAGCCGCTGGATTTGAACATTGCCAAATGCCGGCTGATGACGGCTGCCATCAAGGGGGCCAGTGCGCCTAGCGGGCGGCTTAAGGTGGCCACCAAATACGTGAATGTTGCCAAGCGTTACTACGCAGCCCAGGGCCGTCAGGCCGATATCATCAAGCTGTACGGTGGTATGGAGCTTGCGCCATTAATGGATTTGGCCGATGAGATTGTGGACATTGTCGATACCGGCAATACCCTCAAGGCCAACGGGCTGGAGGCGCGCGATCACATTGCCGACATCAGCTCGCGGCTGATAGTGAACAAGGCGTCGATGAAAATGAAGCACGCCCAGATCCAGCGCATTATCGACGATATTGCCACCGCGGTATCTGCCTAACTTTCTCAGTGTGAAACAACCCATGATTGCCGAGCTATCCACCCGAGACGCCAACTTCGATGCAGCGCTTGAGGCGCTGCTGGCTTTTGAATCTATCAGTGATGCTGGTGTTGCGCAGGTGGTGGCAGACATCATTGCCGACATTCGTGCGCGCGGTGATGCAGCGCTGGTGGAATATACCAATCGCTTTGATCACCGTGAGGTGGCCGATGTGAGCGCACTGTGCGTGCCCCAGGCGAGCTTGAAAGCCGCCTTTGAGTCGCTGCCTGTGCCGCAGCGTGAAGCCCTTGAAATGGCAGCCGCGCGCGTGCGCGAATATCACCAGCACCAGCTGCAAACGTCCTGGCAATACCAGGAGGCCGATGGCACAGTGCTGGGTCAGCAGGTGACTGCCATGGCGCGGGTGGGGATTTACGTGCCCGGCGGCAAGGCCTCTTACCCCTCCTCTGTGCTGATGAATGCCATCCCCGCCAAGGTGGCCGGTGTGGACGAGGTGATTATGGTGGTACCGGCACCGGGTGGCGAGTTGAACCCAATGGTGCTGGCGGCGGCGCACCTGGCGGGCGTTGATCAGGTGTTAACCGTGGGTGGCGCCCAGGCAGTGGCGGCGTTGGCTTACGGTACGCAAACGCTCACCAAGGTAGATAAGATTGTAGGCCCCGGCAACATCTATGTGGCAACCGCCAAGCGCGCCGTATTCGGCCAGGTGGCCATCGACATGATTGCCGGCCCGTCAGAAATTCTGGTGATTTGCGATGGTCAAACGCCGGCTGATTGGGTGGCGATGGATTTATTTAGCCAGGCAGAGCACGATGAACAGGCGCAGGCGATTTTGATTTGCCCGGATGCCGCCTACCTTGCTGAAGTAAAAGCGGCCATGGCGCGCTTGCTGCCAACCCTTGAGCGGGCCGACATCGCACGCCAATCGCTGGCGGCGCGCGGCGCGTTGATTCATGTGGACTCCCTCGACGAGGCGATTGCGCTGTCAAACCGCATTGCGCCAGAGCACCTTGAGTTGTCTGTGGCCTCGCCTGAAAGCTACTTGCCCAAAATTCGCCACGCCGGCGCCATTTTTATGGGGCGCCACACGGCAGAGGCGCTGGGCGATTACTGCGCCGGGCCCAATCACGTGCTGCCCACCTCGGGCACTGCGCGCTTTTCATCTCCTTTGGGTGTGTACGACTTTCAAAAGCGCTCTTCAATTATTCACTGCTCGCAGGCGGGTGCCAGTAGGCTTGGGCGTTGTGCCAGTGTGTTGGCGCGCGGCGAGTCGCTGGAAGCCCATGCGCGCTCAGCGGAATACCGCATTCTGGAATCTGACGCCTAAGATGCAGCCCTGCAATTAACGGCAGGGCTGTGCCTGTTTGCTTGAGTGTTGTGGGGGCTTCAGGCTGTGGGTTGGGCGGTCATTGTAAGCTGCACTTCGGCAGCCTGTAGGCCGCGCTGAATGCGCAGAGTGATGGTATCGCCGGGTCTGCTTTGTTCTATTACCTGTACACCGCGGCCGCCATCGCCCAGCGCCACACCGTTCATGTGGGTGATGATGTCGCCTGCCTTTATGCCTGCCTTGTGGGCGGGGCTGTCTTTG
This genomic stretch from Simiduia sp. 21SJ11W-1 harbors:
- the hpf gene encoding ribosome hibernation-promoting factor, HPF/YfiA family; this encodes MQINISGHHLDLTDAIKSYVNTKLEKLERHHDRITSINAILSVDKQRQKAEATVHVSGAEFFADSQSEDLYAAIDLLTDKLDRQLIKHKEKLRSHR
- a CDS encoding RNA polymerase factor sigma-54, translating into MKPSLQLKLGQQLTMTPQLQQAIRLLQLSTLDLQAEIQEALESNPMLEMADGDDTGADNAADHPDNSQSAQPDGKDANDNAPDTPATDTTSDTSMDADWNNDIPDDLPVDTNWDDIYTSGPASAGPASDDDRDYERDDSGGETLQEHLLWQLNLTPMSDRDRVIAMAIIDAIEPSGLLASPLEEITEGLGQDADLQDDPLEHDEVLAVLHRLQQFDPPGVGGQDLSECLLIQLRTLPATTPFLDAAKLIVKDHLALLGSRDYKQLMRRCKLKESELAETIGLIQTLNPRPGESISRAETEYVVPDVFVSKKQDRWLVELNPDIAPKIRINSGYASLVKRADTSKDNNFLRDNLQEARWFLKSLQSRNETLLKVASCIVEKQVGFFEHGPEAMKPMVLHDIAEEVGMHESTISRVTTQKYMHTPQGIYELKYFFSSHVSTDSGGECSSTAIRAIIKKLVAAENPKKPLSDSKITKLLEEQGIQVARRTIAKYRESLGIAASNERKRLI
- the lptB gene encoding LPS export ABC transporter ATP-binding protein, whose translation is MSQLQALNLAKSYKGRRVVIDVSMEVNSGQIVGLLGPNGAGKTTCFYMIAGLVESDAGRVSIDDQDLTPLPIHGRARAGIGYLPQEASVFRKLTVANNILAILETRKELNRKQRLARMEDLLEEFHITHIRDSLGMALSGGERRRVEIARALATEPRFILLDEPFAGVDPISVGDIKGIIKHLKDRGIGVLITDHNVRETLSICEKAYIVSEGHIIAEGDASTVLANQRVREVYLGDQFTL
- the lptA gene encoding lipopolysaccharide transport periplasmic protein LptA, whose amino-acid sequence is MKHNNPRRSHAWLALAALAVMVTPLAQALPTDRDQPINIKSDDFDLDKKKGVLTYVGNVVIEQGSIYIEAEKAVFYSKNNEVYRVVATGAPAHFQQQPEIDKPLVKARGELLVYEVGNEKLTITGKARVEQDGSLITGDQINYNIHLATVEAGRRTDSKERVNVILQPQKRTPAEQKDQ
- the lptC gene encoding LPS export ABC transporter periplasmic protein LptC produces the protein MAKLKKLLPVIVALIVFIYLFMVETPSTRLFEQPPKDAEQQAPAFFMTDFVSVHYDEAGKVSRRVTGVRADHYQPAGKASNKDFTLVEQLRAEIYNPDQAPWIIVADRARATNKDDRLELTGNVHLFQQDPVEGTTELFTEKLIYFTKRQVAETDQPVKILSPQGITHGNALNANIKTQTFKLTRGVTGTYETQ
- a CDS encoding HAD family hydrolase, whose protein sequence is MTQALASAKNIKLLLLDVDGVLTDGKLYFDNQGNEMKAFNTQDGHGIKLLQKSGVQVGIITGRKSELVARRAGDLGINILVQGREDKFAALQEILTDLPLALEQIAFMGDDHPDLTCMVKVGLAMTTANAHPDVVARAHWQSARNGGEGAVREACDFIMQAQGTHAALLAKYTG
- a CDS encoding KpsF/GutQ family sugar-phosphate isomerase, which produces MNQHFAFIEAGKRTVKIELDAIAALDARMDANFARACQLILACQGRTIVTGMGKSGHIGGKIAATLASTGTPAFFVHPGEASHGDLGMVTRQDVVIAISNSGSSSEVLTLIPLFKRMQIPIISMTGNPNSPLAQAADVNLDISIQAEACPLDLAPTSSTTVTLVVGDALAVALLEARGFTKEEFAFSHPGGALGRRLLVRASDLMHAGQELPKVSPDTLLSTALVEMTRKGFGMTTVVDEADQLIGVFTDGDLRRCVDLGANLATATMAQVMTRNPLTVTTDLLAAEALTLMEQRKITALVVEDHNKHPVGLLHMHDILRAGIV
- a CDS encoding phospholipid-binding protein MlaC — its product is MGSRILGALLGAFLLFAASAQGAAEVGPREVVVGVVDSLKAAVNKHDAEKDPEAVKLLAEMRGILEPVVDFGFIARVVMGPAAKKATPEQMAKFESIFRDSLVSTYAKGMTGYVQAEMAIPPLAPEAAGQNRVAVRQEVTTSSGVQVIDYTMAKNRTTGEWKLINVVLNGINLGKTFRSQFAQAYKQHKGNVDLVIAEWAKELPAKP
- a CDS encoding BolA family protein, whose product is MQPQEIKALIEAAIAESQVEVSIAGSHVNLVVVSPAFEGMRPVQKQQLVYKALSEQIASGVIHAVNMQTLTPAEAG
- the murA gene encoding UDP-N-acetylglucosamine 1-carboxyvinyltransferase, which gives rise to MDKLLIQGGARLDGEIRISGAKNSGLPILAATLLAEGPMHICNLPHLNDITTMLALLRCMGVEITIDEKMCVETNTEPMREFTAPYELVKTMRASILVLGPMLARFGEANVSFPGGCAIGSRPVDIHLRGLEAMGATVEVDQGYIRARCDGRLKGAHFFMDTVTVGGTENLVMAAALAEGRTVLENAAREPEVVDLCECLVAMGAKISGIGSATLVIDGVESLKGCTYKVMPDRIETGTYLVAAAATGGKVKLKDTRADILESVILKLEEAGAEITIGDDWIALDMKGKRPKSVNLKTAPYPAFPTDMQAQFTAMNAIAEGVGAVTETIFENRLIQVHELNRMGANISLEGNTALITGVKQLKAAPVMASDLRASASLVIAGLVAEGDTLVDRIYHIDRGYECIEEKLQLLGANIRRVPG
- the hisG gene encoding ATP phosphoribosyltransferase — protein: MSKLTIALTKGRILEETLPLLAAAGIEPEEDISKSRKLIFGTNQPGVHLVVLRGSDVPTYVQFGAADMGVSGKDTLMENGAEGLYEPLDLNIAKCRLMTAAIKGASAPSGRLKVATKYVNVAKRYYAAQGRQADIIKLYGGMELAPLMDLADEIVDIVDTGNTLKANGLEARDHIADISSRLIVNKASMKMKHAQIQRIIDDIATAVSA
- the hisD gene encoding histidinol dehydrogenase → MIAELSTRDANFDAALEALLAFESISDAGVAQVVADIIADIRARGDAALVEYTNRFDHREVADVSALCVPQASLKAAFESLPVPQREALEMAAARVREYHQHQLQTSWQYQEADGTVLGQQVTAMARVGIYVPGGKASYPSSVLMNAIPAKVAGVDEVIMVVPAPGGELNPMVLAAAHLAGVDQVLTVGGAQAVAALAYGTQTLTKVDKIVGPGNIYVATAKRAVFGQVAIDMIAGPSEILVICDGQTPADWVAMDLFSQAEHDEQAQAILICPDAAYLAEVKAAMARLLPTLERADIARQSLAARGALIHVDSLDEAIALSNRIAPEHLELSVASPESYLPKIRHAGAIFMGRHTAEALGDYCAGPNHVLPTSGTARFSSPLGVYDFQKRSSIIHCSQAGASRLGRCASVLARGESLEAHARSAEYRILESDA